One Microbacterium sp. No. 7 genomic window carries:
- a CDS encoding DEAD/DEAH box helicase family protein — MNARIRESQGQMQQAYTLHVDELAERGDGSIFRDSDVRQRLVDKGFENPIFGSAREWMRCTPDDVRTAITELRTGVKLSGTHHETFPMRPEQVSAVEKAQGYFESIWAENYHAVPRFLWNAKMRFGKTFASYQLAKRLGAKRILVVTFKPAVEDAWQTDLESHADFDGWQYLSSATGGSPDDADKTRPLVYFGSFQDLLGRDRKTGLIKAKNEWVHTTNWDLVIFDEYHFGAWRESAKELFEGEDEKVKQKELAAEYNDGLVAFDEELDELGNDEDDFLPITTRAYLYLSGTPFKALATGEFIEEQIFNWTYTDEQRAKAEYAVAHPNDWNPYGALPEMRLFTYQMPDELIAVANQGEFDEFDLNEFFEAKGIGADAEFTHKTDVQKWLDLIRGAHLPTQVDAMRMGTRPPFPYSDVRLLPYLQHSFWFLPNVAACQAMANLLAEKQNVFWHDYKVLVVAGTGAGIGLDALPPVRAAIGDGHDTKTITLSCGKLTTGVTVKQWSSILMLRNLNSPETYFQAAFRVQSPWSIKNPDGDNPSAEAVLKPVCFVFDFAPTRALRQIADYGAGLSPETPNPEQAVEELVKFLPVLAYDGSNMTQVDAGGILDIAMSGTSATLLARKWESAILVNVDNDTLRKIMNNPDALNAVMNIEGFRALGNDIFETVVNKSDAVKKAKKEKGEEITPAEKKELTAEEKEYKSKRKQIQEKLVKFATRIPAFMYLTDFRENTLQDVITKLEPGLFRTVTGLTVEDFHLLVNLGVFNATHMNQAVFAFRRYEDSSLSYTGIESHKGLRHYGLYDTVVAVDDDAIA, encoded by the coding sequence GTGAACGCCCGCATCCGCGAGTCGCAGGGCCAGATGCAGCAGGCCTACACGCTCCACGTGGATGAGCTAGCCGAACGCGGCGATGGGTCGATCTTCCGCGACTCAGATGTGCGTCAACGGTTGGTCGACAAGGGCTTCGAGAACCCGATCTTCGGCTCAGCGCGAGAGTGGATGCGCTGCACCCCGGACGATGTGCGCACGGCGATCACTGAGCTTCGCACGGGCGTGAAACTTAGCGGCACCCATCATGAGACTTTCCCAATGCGCCCGGAGCAGGTCAGCGCCGTCGAGAAGGCGCAGGGCTACTTCGAGTCGATTTGGGCCGAGAATTACCACGCGGTGCCACGCTTCCTGTGGAACGCCAAGATGCGCTTCGGAAAGACCTTCGCCTCCTACCAACTCGCTAAGCGGCTCGGCGCCAAGCGCATCCTCGTGGTCACCTTCAAACCTGCGGTGGAGGACGCCTGGCAGACCGACCTGGAATCTCACGCCGACTTCGACGGCTGGCAGTACCTCTCCTCAGCGACTGGGGGTAGCCCGGACGACGCCGACAAGACTCGGCCGCTGGTCTACTTCGGATCGTTCCAGGACCTGCTCGGGCGCGACCGGAAGACCGGTCTCATCAAGGCAAAGAACGAATGGGTCCACACCACCAACTGGGACCTCGTCATCTTCGACGAGTACCACTTCGGTGCCTGGCGTGAATCCGCCAAGGAGCTGTTCGAGGGCGAGGACGAGAAGGTCAAGCAGAAGGAGTTGGCCGCCGAGTACAACGACGGCCTAGTCGCCTTCGATGAAGAGCTTGACGAGCTCGGCAACGACGAGGACGACTTCCTGCCGATCACCACCCGCGCCTACCTGTACCTGTCGGGCACGCCGTTCAAGGCGCTGGCGACTGGTGAGTTCATCGAGGAGCAAATCTTCAACTGGACCTATACCGACGAGCAGCGGGCCAAGGCTGAGTACGCGGTCGCGCACCCGAACGACTGGAACCCGTACGGGGCACTCCCGGAGATGCGCCTGTTCACCTACCAGATGCCCGACGAGCTCATCGCCGTCGCGAACCAGGGCGAGTTCGACGAGTTCGACCTCAACGAGTTCTTCGAGGCAAAGGGCATCGGCGCGGACGCCGAGTTTACGCACAAGACCGACGTTCAGAAGTGGCTCGACCTCATCCGTGGAGCTCACCTGCCCACGCAGGTCGACGCCATGCGAATGGGCACCCGCCCGCCGTTCCCGTACTCCGATGTCCGGCTCCTGCCCTACCTGCAGCACTCGTTCTGGTTCCTACCCAATGTGGCTGCCTGCCAGGCGATGGCCAACCTGCTCGCGGAGAAGCAGAACGTGTTCTGGCACGACTATAAGGTCCTCGTCGTCGCAGGCACTGGCGCGGGCATTGGCCTGGATGCCCTCCCACCGGTGCGAGCGGCGATCGGCGACGGCCACGACACGAAGACGATCACCCTGTCCTGCGGCAAGCTCACCACGGGCGTCACCGTCAAGCAGTGGTCCTCGATCCTGATGCTGCGAAACCTCAACTCGCCCGAGACCTACTTCCAGGCCGCGTTCCGTGTGCAGTCCCCATGGTCGATCAAGAACCCCGACGGGGACAATCCGAGCGCCGAAGCTGTCCTCAAGCCGGTGTGCTTCGTGTTCGACTTCGCGCCCACCCGGGCGCTGCGTCAGATCGCCGACTACGGGGCTGGTCTCTCGCCGGAGACGCCGAACCCGGAGCAGGCCGTCGAGGAGCTCGTGAAGTTCCTGCCCGTGTTGGCCTACGACGGGTCGAACATGACCCAGGTCGATGCTGGCGGCATCCTCGACATCGCCATGTCGGGCACGTCCGCGACCCTCCTGGCCCGCAAGTGGGAGTCCGCGATACTCGTCAACGTCGACAACGACACCCTGCGCAAGATCATGAACAACCCTGACGCCCTCAACGCCGTCATGAACATCGAAGGCTTCCGCGCGCTCGGCAACGACATCTTCGAGACCGTCGTGAACAAGAGCGACGCCGTGAAGAAGGCGAAGAAGGAGAAGGGCGAAGAGATCACTCCGGCGGAGAAGAAGGAACTCACGGCGGAAGAGAAGGAGTACAAATCCAAGCGGAAGCAGATTCAAGAGAAGCTGGTCAAGTTCGCCACCCGCATCCCGGCGTTCATGTATCTAACCGACTTCCGCGAGAACACCCTCCAGGACGTCATCACCAAGCTCGAACCGGGCCTGTTCCGCACCGTCACTGGACTGACCGTTGAGGACTTCCATCTGCTCGTGAACCTCGGCGTCTTCAACGCCACCCACATGAACCAGGCCGTCTTCGCCTTCCGGCGCTACGAGGACTCGTCCCTGTCCTACACCGGCATCGAGTCCCACAAGGGGCTGCGGCACTACGGCCTCTACGACACTGTCGTGGCCGTCGATGACGACGCCATCGCCTGA
- a CDS encoding DUF262 domain-containing protein, producing the protein MSFQTPRSIEEMLTAIHKREYLMPAIQREFVWGADQITKLVDSLMRGYPVGSFLLWDVKPETVQSYTFYEFLTNYHERDNPYADKATVPSGSGTTAVLDGQQRLTSLNIALYGSFAEKKKYAWWNSADAFPVKRLYLNLVDEPDDEELGTKYDLRFLTDREASPADGEADKWFRVGAVLDLANAGPAIMRELEQRGIAGSADAFQRLYDLYEAVRVLKPMNYFLVTDQDADKVLEIFVRVNSGGTTLSYSDLLLSMATNQWQELDAREEVRSLVSEINSNAGRQFSFSKDVVLKTALTIADVDVRFKVTNFTQGNMAKVEAAWPQIKGALLRAATLLQQFGYNERNLTANSVIVPVAHYLHLRGAGDSYLDSTADAADRLALQRWVTRSLVKRGIWGSGLDTLLTRIRDVLRTNSTNGFPVAAVEEAMAAVGKSLTFDNAEIDELLNLKYAGQRTFSVLSVLYPGLDLSKKFHEDHIFPKSRFTKKKLLDAGVPLDSIDDYLAAVNLLPNLQLLAGTANIEKQDSLPAEWIETAFPSEDKRATYLAENDLDGLPLDLADFTSFFEQRKQRIRTRLLAALGTAPGAPEDAALQ; encoded by the coding sequence ATGTCGTTCCAGACCCCGCGCAGCATCGAGGAGATGCTGACCGCTATCCACAAGCGCGAGTACCTGATGCCGGCGATCCAGCGAGAGTTCGTGTGGGGTGCCGATCAGATCACCAAGCTCGTCGATAGCCTCATGCGTGGGTACCCCGTCGGGTCGTTCCTGCTCTGGGACGTCAAGCCTGAAACTGTGCAGTCGTACACGTTCTACGAGTTCCTGACCAACTACCACGAGCGCGACAACCCCTACGCCGACAAGGCAACGGTTCCCTCCGGGAGTGGCACGACGGCGGTGCTCGATGGACAGCAGCGGCTCACCTCGTTGAACATCGCGCTGTACGGCAGCTTCGCGGAGAAGAAGAAGTACGCGTGGTGGAACAGCGCGGACGCGTTCCCCGTCAAGCGCCTCTACCTCAACCTCGTCGACGAGCCCGACGACGAGGAGCTCGGCACGAAGTACGACCTGCGGTTCCTCACCGACCGGGAGGCCTCCCCGGCGGACGGCGAGGCCGACAAGTGGTTCCGGGTCGGCGCAGTCCTCGATCTCGCCAACGCTGGCCCCGCGATCATGCGCGAGCTGGAGCAACGCGGCATCGCTGGATCGGCTGACGCGTTCCAGCGGCTCTACGACCTGTACGAGGCGGTGCGGGTTCTGAAGCCGATGAACTACTTCCTGGTCACCGATCAGGACGCCGACAAGGTGCTCGAAATCTTCGTCCGCGTCAACAGCGGCGGCACCACGCTCTCGTACTCCGACCTGCTGCTGTCGATGGCGACGAACCAGTGGCAAGAGCTGGACGCGCGCGAGGAGGTCCGCTCGCTGGTCTCCGAGATCAACAGCAACGCCGGGCGACAGTTCTCGTTCTCCAAGGATGTGGTGCTGAAGACCGCGTTGACGATCGCGGACGTGGATGTGCGGTTCAAGGTCACCAACTTCACCCAGGGGAACATGGCCAAGGTGGAGGCCGCGTGGCCGCAGATCAAGGGAGCCTTGCTGCGTGCTGCGACTTTGCTTCAGCAGTTCGGGTACAACGAACGTAACCTCACCGCGAACAGCGTGATCGTCCCGGTCGCGCACTACCTGCACCTCCGGGGCGCAGGTGACTCCTACCTCGACTCCACCGCGGACGCGGCCGACAGGCTCGCCCTTCAACGGTGGGTGACCCGCTCGCTGGTCAAGCGCGGCATCTGGGGGTCGGGACTCGACACGCTCCTCACCCGCATCCGCGATGTCCTCCGCACTAACTCGACGAATGGCTTCCCGGTCGCTGCGGTCGAGGAGGCAATGGCGGCCGTCGGCAAGAGCCTCACGTTCGACAACGCCGAGATCGACGAACTGCTCAACCTCAAGTACGCCGGCCAGCGGACGTTCTCCGTCCTCTCGGTTCTGTATCCGGGGCTGGACCTGAGCAAGAAGTTCCACGAAGACCACATCTTCCCCAAGTCCCGGTTCACCAAGAAGAAGCTCCTCGACGCCGGAGTCCCGCTCGACAGCATCGACGACTACCTGGCGGCCGTGAATCTCCTGCCGAACCTCCAGTTGCTCGCTGGCACCGCCAACATCGAGAAGCAGGACAGCCTGCCCGCGGAGTGGATTGAGACTGCCTTCCCGAGCGAGGACAAGCGAGCCACCTACCTCGCCGAGAACGACCTCGACGGCCTTCCTCTCGACCTGGCCGACTTCACGTCGTTCTTCGAGCAGCGCAAGCAGCGAATCCGGACCCGCCTACTCGCCGCTCTGGGAACAGCACCGGGCGCACCGGAGGACGCGGCTCTGCAGTAA